The following are encoded together in the Pseudoxanthomonas sp. YR558 genome:
- a CDS encoding DUF885 family protein, whose protein sequence is MNLRTAALLLAFAPLQALAFAPSDADQRFQALYEKEWKWRQEQTGQADEDTDTSGDKTRLPDVGAAAHQARLKVWEQVLTDLDGIDAAQLSTENRINLAIYRPQVENLAAEVRLRAYEMPFNSDSSFWSNLSFMARRQMKTADDYRAYAARLRDVPRYFDQHIANMRSGLKRGFTVPRAVLDGRDVSIAAVAEQRDPEQSTFYAPYKKMPSNIPAAEQEALRKDVRAAISEQVVPAFATLLTFFRSEYVPQARTTLAAEAMPGGKDFYAQQIREYTTLDLTAEQIHAIGLKEVARIQAEMQEVIQQTGFKGTFAEFLTFLRTDPQFYAKTPQQLLDRAAWISKRVDGEVGKYIGTLPRGRFTIVEVPADIAPFWTAGRGGLGTYWLNTYNLPSRPLYNLPALTLHESSPGHSLQAALAQEQGEQPAFRRDNYISAYGEGWALYTEKLGKEMGIYETPYEDFGRLTYEMWRATRLVIDTGVHHKGWSRDQALAYLRDHTALSEHEVTTEVDRYISWPAQALSYKLGEIAIVRLRGEAERELGPKFDIKAFHDAVLKQGSVTLPVLESQIRAFIAASKAAPAKTAAAAP, encoded by the coding sequence TTGAACCTTCGAACCGCCGCCCTCCTGCTGGCCTTCGCGCCCCTGCAGGCGCTCGCCTTCGCCCCTTCCGACGCCGACCAGCGCTTTCAGGCGCTCTACGAAAAAGAATGGAAATGGCGGCAGGAACAGACCGGCCAGGCCGACGAAGACACCGACACCAGCGGTGACAAAACCCGTTTGCCCGATGTTGGGGCCGCTGCGCACCAGGCGCGCCTCAAGGTGTGGGAGCAGGTCCTGACAGACCTCGATGGCATCGACGCCGCGCAGTTGTCGACCGAGAACCGCATCAACCTGGCGATCTACCGCCCGCAGGTGGAAAACCTGGCGGCGGAAGTGCGCCTGCGTGCGTACGAGATGCCCTTCAACTCCGATTCGTCGTTCTGGTCGAATCTGTCCTTCATGGCGCGCCGGCAGATGAAGACCGCCGACGACTACCGCGCCTATGCCGCGCGGCTGCGCGATGTGCCGCGCTACTTCGACCAGCACATCGCCAACATGCGCAGCGGACTGAAGCGCGGCTTCACCGTGCCGCGCGCGGTGCTGGACGGGCGCGACGTCTCCATCGCCGCCGTGGCCGAGCAGCGAGACCCCGAACAGTCCACCTTCTACGCGCCTTACAAGAAGATGCCGTCCAACATTCCTGCTGCCGAGCAGGAAGCGCTGCGCAAGGACGTGCGCGCGGCGATCAGCGAACAGGTCGTACCCGCGTTCGCCACGCTGCTCACGTTCTTCCGCAGCGAATACGTGCCGCAGGCCCGCACTACGCTGGCGGCCGAAGCGATGCCGGGCGGCAAGGATTTCTACGCACAGCAGATCCGCGAATACACCACGCTGGACCTGACCGCCGAACAGATCCACGCGATCGGCCTGAAGGAAGTCGCGCGCATCCAGGCCGAGATGCAGGAGGTGATCCAGCAGACCGGCTTCAAGGGAACGTTCGCCGAATTCCTGACCTTCCTGCGCACCGATCCTCAGTTCTATGCGAAGACGCCGCAGCAGCTCCTCGACCGCGCAGCGTGGATCTCAAAGCGCGTCGATGGCGAGGTCGGCAAGTACATCGGCACGCTGCCACGCGGGCGCTTCACCATCGTCGAGGTCCCCGCCGACATCGCGCCGTTCTGGACCGCCGGCCGCGGCGGCCTGGGCACGTACTGGCTCAACACCTACAACCTGCCGTCGCGCCCGCTGTACAACCTGCCGGCGCTGACGCTGCACGAATCCTCGCCCGGCCACTCGCTGCAGGCCGCGCTGGCGCAGGAGCAGGGCGAGCAGCCCGCCTTCCGCCGCGACAACTACATCTCCGCCTACGGCGAAGGTTGGGCGCTGTATACCGAGAAGCTGGGCAAGGAGATGGGCATCTACGAGACGCCCTATGAGGACTTCGGCCGCCTGACCTACGAGATGTGGCGCGCCACCCGCCTGGTGATCGACACCGGCGTGCACCACAAGGGCTGGAGCCGCGACCAGGCCCTGGCCTACCTGCGCGACCACACCGCCCTGTCCGAGCACGAGGTCACCACCGAGGTGGACCGCTACATCTCCTGGCCGGCCCAGGCGCTGAGCTACAAGCTGGGCGAGATCGCCATCGTCCGCCTGCGCGGCGAGGCGGAGCGGGAGCTGGGCCCGAAATTCGACATCAAGGCCTTCCACGACGCCGTGCTGAAGCAGGGTTCGGTAACCCTGCCGGTACTCGAGAGCCAGATCCGGGCCTTCATCGCCGCCAGCAAGGCGGCCCCCGCCAAGACGGCCGCCGCCGCGCCATAA
- the rpmG gene encoding 50S ribosomal protein L33, with protein sequence MASKRDKIRLISSANTGHFYTTDKNKKNTPGKMEIKKYDPVVRKHVIYKEGKIK encoded by the coding sequence ATGGCATCCAAGCGCGACAAGATCCGTCTGATCTCCTCGGCCAACACCGGCCACTTCTACACGACGGACAAGAACAAGAAGAACACCCCGGGCAAGATGGAAATCAAGAAGTACGACCCGGTCGTGCGCAAGCACGTGATCTACAAGGAAGGCAAGATCAAGTGA
- a CDS encoding FAD/NAD(P)-binding protein, with translation MSEDTPTAPLPPCDLAIIGGGAGGVLVAMQALRQATAPLRIVMIEPRDTLAQGVAYATTHGEHVLNVPAARMSAFDDRPADFLDYVVATTPPGGPDRDTLAHAFIERRRYGEYLRVRLGEAIAASPATLHVMHDRVTELDPEADGATLRLETHGALHAKGVVLAVGNTPKPLPARGAPQLPAGRSLAAWDFDAIKAIPTDTDLCIVGSGLSMVDTVLSLADNGHAGTIHVLSRHALLPLPHCHGPAATYDPAPLQAMDLRTRMRFLRNAAKQAVADGLPWQSAMERIRPHVQALWQSLSVPDQRRFLRHVVRQWDVHRHRIAPEVHARLQALVERGQLRLHRGRLDTVMAEGPRLRVSTHARDGRIDEFDVDYVVNATGVEMRAQTMRSPLLHDLLGKGHAQAGPHGIGLKAARDGRMVDARGESQPRVFILGSLRIGCVWESIAIPELRGQAETAVRGLLGPDAT, from the coding sequence ATGAGCGAAGACACCCCGACCGCCCCGCTGCCGCCCTGCGACCTTGCGATCATCGGCGGCGGCGCCGGCGGCGTGCTGGTCGCGATGCAGGCCTTGCGCCAGGCCACCGCGCCACTGCGCATCGTGATGATCGAGCCCCGCGACACGCTCGCGCAGGGCGTGGCCTACGCGACGACGCATGGCGAGCACGTGTTGAACGTGCCGGCCGCACGGATGAGTGCGTTCGACGACCGACCCGCTGACTTCCTCGACTACGTCGTGGCCACCACGCCGCCCGGCGGCCCCGATCGCGACACGCTGGCGCATGCGTTCATCGAGCGCCGGCGCTACGGCGAGTACCTACGCGTCAGGCTGGGCGAAGCCATCGCGGCGAGCCCGGCGACGCTGCATGTGATGCACGACCGTGTCACCGAACTCGACCCCGAGGCCGATGGCGCGACCCTGCGCCTCGAAACGCACGGCGCCTTGCATGCGAAGGGCGTCGTGCTGGCGGTAGGCAATACGCCCAAACCGCTGCCGGCGCGCGGCGCGCCGCAGTTGCCGGCGGGCCGTTCGCTGGCCGCATGGGATTTCGATGCGATCAAGGCGATCCCGACCGACACCGACCTGTGCATCGTCGGCTCCGGCCTGAGCATGGTCGACACGGTGCTCAGCCTGGCCGACAACGGCCACGCGGGCACGATCCATGTGCTCTCGCGGCACGCCCTGCTGCCGCTCCCGCATTGCCACGGACCGGCCGCCACCTACGACCCCGCACCGCTGCAGGCGATGGACCTGCGCACGCGCATGCGTTTCCTGCGCAACGCGGCAAAGCAGGCGGTGGCCGACGGATTGCCCTGGCAATCGGCGATGGAGCGCATCCGCCCGCACGTCCAGGCGTTGTGGCAATCGCTTTCGGTGCCGGACCAGCGCCGTTTCCTGCGCCACGTGGTGCGCCAGTGGGACGTGCACCGCCACCGCATCGCGCCCGAGGTGCATGCCCGCCTGCAGGCGCTGGTCGAACGCGGCCAGCTGCGGCTGCATCGGGGCCGGCTGGATACGGTGATGGCCGAAGGCCCTCGCCTGCGCGTCAGCACGCACGCGCGCGACGGCCGTATCGACGAGTTCGACGTCGACTATGTGGTTAACGCCACCGGCGTGGAAATGCGCGCGCAGACCATGCGCAGCCCGTTGCTGCACGACCTGCTCGGCAAGGGCCATGCGCAAGCCGGACCGCACGGCATCGGCTTGAAGGCTGCGCGCGATGGCCGGATGGTCGATGCGCGCGGCGAGTCGCAGCCACGGGTGTTCATCCTCGGTAGCCTGCGCATCGGCTGCGTGTGGGAGAGCATCGCCATCCCCGAATTGCGCGGCCAGGCCGAAACCGCGGTGCGCGGACTACTCGGACCGGACGCCACCTGA
- the cls gene encoding cardiolipin synthase has product MEWSFGTALLIIDWLIRLAALWWIPSRTTPAAARSWLLLVGFVPLLGLPLYLLLGHPWLSRERVARQARASDVIREEQRPLSALRWTPYDGAAAEMAPLIERQGAFMPTHGNAVALLDDYEASLRALLDDIGAAKQQVHLLYYLMFDDTVGEAVTSALCDAAARGITCRVLLDAVGAKRGLRAYRTRLRTAGVIVHDMLPGGLRWRRSGRMDLRNHRKIAVIDNGIGYVGSQNLADATFVPGHPNRELVARVQGPVVSHLEGVFASDWYIETGERLEVQPDLSVQPQDVAAQLLPSGPAYPFENARDTVNALIHLARRKVVLTTPYFVPDDATLSALRIAALSGVDVQLVLSATNNQPLTAWAQQSYYAELLACGVKIALYRPHFLHAKHLTVDDDIALVGSINLDIRSFALNAEIGLVCYDAGVVARIRAIEADYLAHADVVEADAWQRRPGWQRSREGIARLADSLM; this is encoded by the coding sequence ATGGAGTGGTCCTTCGGCACCGCCCTGCTGATCATCGACTGGCTGATCCGGCTGGCGGCGCTGTGGTGGATCCCCAGCCGGACCACCCCGGCCGCCGCGCGCAGCTGGCTGCTGCTGGTCGGGTTCGTGCCGCTGCTCGGCCTGCCGTTGTACCTACTGCTGGGGCACCCTTGGCTGTCGCGCGAACGCGTCGCACGGCAGGCCCGCGCTTCCGATGTGATCCGCGAAGAGCAGCGCCCGCTCAGCGCACTGCGCTGGACCCCGTACGACGGTGCCGCGGCCGAAATGGCGCCGCTGATCGAACGCCAGGGCGCGTTCATGCCGACCCATGGCAATGCGGTGGCGCTGCTGGACGACTACGAGGCGTCGCTGCGCGCGCTGCTCGACGACATCGGCGCGGCGAAGCAGCAGGTCCATCTGCTGTATTACCTGATGTTCGATGACACCGTCGGCGAAGCGGTGACCTCCGCCCTGTGCGACGCCGCTGCGCGCGGCATCACCTGCCGCGTACTGCTGGATGCCGTCGGTGCCAAGCGCGGTCTTCGCGCGTATCGCACGCGACTGCGCACGGCAGGCGTCATCGTGCACGACATGCTCCCCGGCGGCCTGCGCTGGCGGCGCAGCGGCCGCATGGACCTGCGCAACCATCGCAAGATCGCGGTGATCGACAACGGCATCGGCTACGTCGGGTCGCAGAACCTCGCGGATGCGACGTTCGTTCCCGGCCACCCGAATCGCGAACTCGTCGCGCGCGTGCAGGGGCCGGTGGTGTCGCATCTTGAAGGCGTGTTCGCCAGCGACTGGTACATCGAGACCGGCGAGCGGTTGGAGGTGCAGCCGGACCTGTCGGTGCAGCCGCAGGATGTTGCCGCGCAACTGCTGCCCAGCGGGCCTGCGTATCCGTTCGAGAACGCGCGTGACACCGTCAATGCGCTGATCCATCTGGCACGCCGCAAGGTGGTGCTGACCACGCCCTATTTCGTGCCGGACGATGCCACGCTCAGCGCGTTGCGTATCGCGGCGCTGTCGGGCGTGGACGTGCAGTTGGTGCTGTCGGCCACCAACAACCAGCCGCTGACGGCATGGGCGCAGCAGTCCTACTATGCGGAGCTGCTCGCCTGCGGGGTGAAGATCGCGCTGTATCGCCCGCACTTCCTGCACGCCAAGCACCTGACCGTGGACGACGATATCGCCCTGGTCGGCTCGATCAATCTGGATATCCGTTCGTTCGCGCTGAATGCGGAGATCGGATTGGTCTGCTACGACGCCGGTGTCGTGGCCCGTATCCGCGCCATCGAAGCCGACTACCTGGCGCACGCCGATGTCGTGGAGGCCGACGCATGGCAGCGGCGGCCGGGCTGGCAGCGCAGCCGCGAAGGCATCGCGCGACTGGCGGACTCGCTGATGTAG
- the rpmB gene encoding 50S ribosomal protein L28 — protein MSRVCQVTGKRVQTGNNVSHANNKTRRRFLPNLHERRFWVASENRWVKLKVSAHALRTIDKNGIDSVLAELRARGEKV, from the coding sequence ATGTCCCGCGTATGCCAAGTCACCGGCAAGCGTGTGCAGACCGGTAACAACGTCTCGCACGCCAACAACAAGACCCGTCGTCGTTTCCTGCCCAACCTGCACGAGCGCCGTTTCTGGGTCGCCAGCGAAAACCGCTGGGTCAAGCTGAAAGTGTCCGCGCACGCCCTGCGCACCATCGACAAGAACGGCATCGACTCCGTTCTGGCCGAGCTGCGCGCCCGCGGCGAAAAGGTCTGA